Proteins encoded within one genomic window of Triticum aestivum cultivar Chinese Spring chromosome 2D, IWGSC CS RefSeq v2.1, whole genome shotgun sequence:
- the LOC123051662 gene encoding uncharacterized protein isoform X1 — translation MAVADAVLPSPPTPPPPPARIVVVMLLLVRFGRILRVAAGALTYVCSSVACISSGAAAALLVAHRAWGTRSGPFLFLQALMYGGLKVCVVSVLASFALAVLMVCVQRVAYEIAVRTGSTSEYNKSRFVSIKREPLSHLFRLPRTAVLGLAVDVAFFLPTVAGLLVATMSPHVEGSKSHGQMAGSVIMEVGLFGMLVTACFVTIPALILHAWRRDQAEWKARSQCC, via the exons ATGGCCGTCGCCGACGCGGTGCttccctcgccgccgacgccgccgcccccgccggcgcgGATCGTCGTCGTGATGCTGCTGCTCGTGCGCTTCGGCCGCATCCTCCGCGTCGCGGCGGGGGCCCTCACCTACGTGTGCTCGTCGGTTGCGTGCATCTCCTCCGGGGCCGCGGctgcgctgctcgtcgcgcaccgCGCCTGGGGCACGCGCTCCGGCCCCTTCCTGTTCCTCCAGGCGCTCATGTACGGGGGCCTCAAGGTCTGCGTCGTCAGCGTCCTTGCGTCGTTCGCGCTTGCCGTCCTGATGGTGTGCGTCCAGCGCGTGGCATACGAGATTGCAGTTCGAACTGGATCCACTTCGGAATACAATAAG AGCCGCTTCGTATCAATCAAGCGGGAGCCGCTTTCACACTTGTTTAGGCTTCCGCGCACCGCGGTGCTTGGATTGGCCGTGGATGTGGCTTTCTTCCTGCCAACGGTCGCTGGTCTTCTGGTAGCGACGATGTCGCCGCACGTGGAGGGTTCGAAATCTCATGGTCAAATGGCCGGTTCCGTGATCATGGAAGTGGGGTTATTTGGTATGCTTGTGACAGCTTGCTTTGTTACCATCCCAGCGCTCATTCTTCATGCCTGGAGGAGGGACCAGGCGGAATGGAAAGCACGATCACAGTGCTGTTGA